Proteins from a genomic interval of Clostridium sp. M62/1:
- a CDS encoding GTP pyrophosphokinase, which translates to MSFNQNPNSELSQSVVIGPSEVEVPESLIGEAIEFRNEMMKYSCAIRELKTKLEVLNDELSVRNQRNPIEMIKSRVKRPESIFGKLRRRGLPLTVESMTQNLDDIAGVRVICSFIDDIYDVSRMLARQDDVRVVAIKDYIRSPKVNGYRSYHMIVEVPVFFSNCKQYIRAEVQIRTIAMDFWASLDHQLKYKKEMTEEEAAEIGEDLRKCAEVIAGTDWKMLEIRRKIEDREQMKEFDINKGREKAV; encoded by the coding sequence ATGAGTTTTAACCAGAATCCGAACAGTGAGCTGAGCCAGTCAGTTGTGATTGGGCCAAGTGAGGTGGAGGTTCCGGAAAGCCTGATCGGCGAGGCCATTGAATTTCGAAATGAAATGATGAAATACTCCTGTGCAATCCGTGAACTGAAGACAAAGCTGGAGGTACTCAACGACGAGCTGTCAGTCAGGAACCAGAGAAACCCCATAGAGATGATTAAGTCCAGAGTCAAAAGGCCGGAGAGCATTTTCGGGAAGCTCAGACGCAGAGGACTGCCTCTGACTGTGGAGTCCATGACGCAAAATCTTGATGACATTGCAGGAGTCCGCGTGATCTGTTCTTTTATTGACGATATTTACGATGTGAGCCGTATGCTGGCGAGACAGGATGATGTGAGAGTGGTTGCCATTAAGGATTACATCAGAAGCCCCAAGGTAAACGGATACAGGAGCTATCACATGATTGTGGAGGTTCCGGTGTTCTTTTCAAACTGTAAGCAGTATATCAGGGCAGAGGTTCAGATTCGCACGATAGCCATGGATTTCTGGGCCAGCCTTGACCACCAGCTCAAGTATAAAAAAGAGATGACCGAGGAGGAGGCGGCAGAGATCGGGGAGGATCTGAGAAAGTGTGCGGAAGTCATTGCCGGGACAGACTGGAAGATGCTGGAGATCCGGAGAAAAATTGAGGACCGGGAGCAGATGAAGGAGTTCGATATCAACAAAGGCAGGGAAAAGGCGGTGTAG
- a CDS encoding D-amino acid aminotransferase, whose protein sequence is MKNLGYYNGAFGPLEEMTVPMNDRAGYFGDGVYEATLARNGKIFALEDHLNRFYNSAALIRMTVPYTREELTDILYSMLGKMDDSEILVYWQLTRGTAIRNHVFPDASVKPNLWITMKPGKKADPDHVLKLVSTEDTRFLHCNIKTLNLLPNVMAAEKAHEAGCDECVFHRGDIVTECAHSNVSILKDGVFITHPTDHYILPGISRMHLIQECRRLGIPVDETPFTMKELLEADEIIVSSSTKLVLRACELEGQPVGGKASDLFKKLQNAYVERFLRETENGR, encoded by the coding sequence ATGAAAAACTTAGGTTACTACAACGGTGCCTTCGGCCCTCTGGAAGAGATGACCGTACCTATGAACGACCGCGCCGGATACTTCGGCGACGGCGTCTATGAAGCGACCCTGGCCAGAAATGGGAAAATCTTTGCCCTTGAGGATCACTTAAACCGATTCTACAACAGCGCCGCACTGATCAGGATGACAGTTCCCTACACGAGAGAGGAGCTGACCGACATTCTCTATTCCATGCTCGGCAAGATGGATGATTCTGAGATTCTGGTCTACTGGCAGCTCACCAGAGGCACTGCCATCAGAAATCATGTATTCCCCGACGCCTCCGTAAAACCAAATCTCTGGATTACCATGAAGCCCGGAAAGAAGGCGGATCCGGATCATGTTCTGAAGCTGGTGTCTACAGAGGATACACGTTTCCTCCACTGCAATATCAAGACACTCAACCTGCTTCCCAATGTTATGGCCGCCGAGAAGGCCCACGAGGCAGGCTGCGATGAATGTGTGTTCCACCGCGGCGACATTGTAACCGAGTGCGCCCACAGCAATGTCTCCATTTTAAAGGACGGCGTTTTCATCACCCATCCTACCGACCACTACATCCTTCCCGGCATTTCCAGAATGCATCTGATTCAGGAGTGCAGGCGCCTGGGCATTCCGGTGGACGAGACTCCATTCACCATGAAGGAGCTTCTGGAGGCTGACGAGATCATCGTTTCCAGCTCCACCAAGCTGGTGCTGCGCGCATGCGAGCTGGAGGGACAGCCGGTGGGCGGAAAGGCCTCTGACCTTTTCAAAAAGCTTCAGAATGCTTATGTGGAGCGCTTCCTGCGCGAAACTGAAAACGGCAGATAG
- a CDS encoding folate family ECF transporter S component: MKKLAELYAQSWKEMRHLRTMTTSAMFMAISVVLGYFTIEAGPYLKIGLGSVANQFVYYLFGPVTGMFYAGILDILKFAAKPTGAFFPGFTLIAMLGAMIYGTVLYRRPITFGRVLFAKLLVALICNVLLNTWCLSFMYGKGMAVLIGPRLLKNLIMWPVDSVIFFVIVKKLEDLGFVKTIRNLRTARRIQQ, translated from the coding sequence ATGAAAAAACTCGCAGAATTGTATGCCCAGTCCTGGAAGGAAATGAGACATCTGAGGACGATGACCACGTCGGCCATGTTTATGGCCATCTCCGTTGTGCTGGGCTATTTTACCATTGAGGCAGGGCCTTACCTGAAAATAGGCCTTGGAAGTGTGGCAAATCAGTTTGTCTACTACCTCTTTGGTCCTGTGACAGGCATGTTCTATGCGGGAATCCTGGACATTCTGAAGTTTGCAGCCAAGCCGACGGGAGCCTTTTTCCCTGGCTTTACCCTGATCGCCATGCTGGGCGCCATGATTTACGGAACGGTTCTCTACCGCAGGCCCATTACCTTTGGCCGCGTCCTCTTTGCCAAGCTTCTGGTGGCTCTTATCTGCAACGTACTCTTAAACACCTGGTGCCTCAGCTTTATGTACGGCAAGGGAATGGCAGTTCTGATCGGGCCGAGGCTGTTGAAAAATCTGATCATGTGGCCCGTTGACTCCGTTATTTTCTTCGTGATTGTAAAGAAGCTGGAGGATCTGGGCTTTGTAAAAACGATCAGAAACCTTAGGACGGCCAGAAGGATACAGCAGTGA
- a CDS encoding Mrp/NBP35 family ATP-binding protein, with protein sequence MSEGCNHDCKSCSADCQSRQPSSFLEPLNPQSTVKKVIGVVSGKGGVGKSLVTSLMACKMRARNNRVGILDADITGPSIPKAFGVHEMVRVTADELMVPCESQTGIQMLSANLILENETDPVIWRGPIVAGVIKQFWKEALWKDIDYMFVDMPPGTGDVPLTVFQSIPLDGIIIVTSPQDLVSMIVAKAVNMAKKMNVPIIGLVENMSYLVCPDCGKKISVFGESRIEEVAREYQIPVLAQLPIDPKIADSVDQGVVEYVESPWLDHAADVIEKL encoded by the coding sequence ATGAGTGAAGGGTGCAATCATGACTGCAAAAGCTGCAGTGCTGACTGCCAGAGCCGCCAGCCATCCAGCTTTTTAGAGCCGTTAAACCCACAGAGTACAGTAAAGAAGGTAATCGGCGTAGTGAGCGGAAAGGGAGGCGTGGGAAAGTCCCTTGTGACCTCACTGATGGCCTGCAAGATGCGGGCAAGAAACAACAGAGTCGGGATTCTGGATGCGGACATTACCGGACCGTCCATCCCGAAGGCCTTCGGTGTTCATGAGATGGTGAGGGTGACCGCTGACGAGCTGATGGTTCCCTGCGAGAGCCAGACGGGCATCCAGATGCTGTCCGCCAACCTGATCCTGGAGAATGAGACGGATCCTGTGATTTGGAGAGGCCCCATTGTGGCAGGCGTGATCAAACAGTTCTGGAAGGAGGCACTGTGGAAGGATATCGACTATATGTTTGTGGATATGCCTCCGGGAACAGGGGATGTGCCGCTGACCGTCTTTCAGTCAATTCCCCTTGACGGAATCATCATTGTAACCTCTCCTCAGGATCTGGTTTCCATGATTGTGGCAAAGGCCGTCAACATGGCGAAGAAGATGAACGTGCCGATTATCGGTCTGGTGGAAAATATGAGCTATCTTGTCTGTCCTGACTGCGGAAAGAAGATTTCCGTGTTTGGAGAGAGCAGAATCGAGGAGGTAGCCAGAGAGTATCAGATCCCGGTGCTCGCCCAGCTGCCGATCGATCCGAAGATCGCAGACAGTGTGGATCAGGGTGTGGTAGAGTATGTGGAATCTCCATGGCTCGATCATGCAGCAGATGTGATTGAGAAGCTGTAA